The sequence CGTGAAAATATTTGCTGTCATTGGTCAAATGCGAATCTTCTTTTTCAGAAACCGCGATGCACGCATTCATATTGAGAATTCCCATTTTCCGAAGAGAATTTTCTAACGATAAATAGAGCGATTTTCCAATTCCTTTTCGGCGGGAATTTTCTTGTAAAAATCTACAGCTTTAGAACATTCTTTCAATCGTCAAAAGAAATATCGATTTAAAAACAAATCAAAATTAACCATTTAAGTAAATTTATAAACTTTTTAGATTGACATTCAATGCTAAATTGATTATATTTCCATTGAATTCCAAACAGGAGACACATTATGGTATCATCTTTTGGCAAATTTTTACGGAATCTTAGAATGGATTTAGGCGAACTGCTACTTAACATGGCATGCAAGCTTGAAGTGTCCCCAGCTTTTCTTTCCAGCGTAGAAAATGGAAAGCGTAAAATTCCCGAAAATTGGTTATCAAAAATCAAAAAGTTATACAAGCTTAATGACGCTCAAGTCGCAAAGATGAAAGAAGCTTTTTATGATTCAAACAATGAAGTCGAAATTGGCTTAGAAAATTTACGGGAAAACCAAAGAAATTTAGCAATCGCTTTTGCTCGTAAATTGGAAACAATTCCCGATCAAGACATCCATAAAATTTTAAGAATTTTAGATAAGGAGAAAAATTAGTGAATTTCAAAGCAACAGCTTTATCTATAAAAGATATTAGACAAATTGTCAAATTAATCCGCAAAAAATGTGGCCTTGAAAATTGCCATAATATTCCAGTTTGTGAACTGTTTGAATGGGTTTTAAACAAACTATTCGATGAAGTGGAATGGGAAATTGTTCCTAAATCAAAAATGGCTGAAGAAGGCATAACCTTCACTGGGCTTCATTGTATAAAAATAAGAGAAGATGTTTACATCAATGCTTGTCAAGGGGACGGCAGAGCTCGTTTTACAATCATGCATGAAATCGGACATTTTATTTTACATGATCCAACCCGTGTTGCTTTATGTAGGCTTGCACCAGGAGAAAGGCTTCGCGCATTTGAAGACCCCGAATGGCAGGCAGACACTTTTGCTGCAGAATTTTTAATGGATTTAGACCTTATCAAAGGTATGGAATATAAGCAGATTTCTGCTGTTTGCGGAGTAACATTTAGAGCTGCCCAAACAAGAATTGCGAAATTACAAAAGGAGGGTTCTAACTAAAAAACACCACCCATTTTAAAATTTAAACAAGTCCTGTACAGCGAATACAGGCTATTAAGAAACTGCATC comes from Hallerella porci and encodes:
- a CDS encoding XRE family transcriptional regulator; amino-acid sequence: MDLGELLLNMACKLEVSPAFLSSVENGKRKIPENWLSKIKKLYKLNDAQVAKMKEAFYDSNNEVEIGLENLRENQRNLAIAFARKLETIPDQDIHKILRILDKEKN
- a CDS encoding ImmA/IrrE family metallo-endopeptidase, which codes for MNFKATALSIKDIRQIVKLIRKKCGLENCHNIPVCELFEWVLNKLFDEVEWEIVPKSKMAEEGITFTGLHCIKIREDVYINACQGDGRARFTIMHEIGHFILHDPTRVALCRLAPGERLRAFEDPEWQADTFAAEFLMDLDLIKGMEYKQISAVCGVTFRAAQTRIAKLQKEGSN